A genomic segment from Streptosporangium roseum DSM 43021 encodes:
- a CDS encoding alpha/beta fold hydrolase, whose product MGARRTAGRALVAGLALGAALGIATRRRGAHAETALGGHRGRPVTVVTDDGVRLAVDVEEAESPEFAVVLAHGWVMNRHCWHFQREALAGRATLIFYDQRGHGASSAGALDACTVDRLGDDLAAVIEQAVPEGLPVVLVGHSMGGMTIMAFAGRHPAAFASRVAGVALLSTSSGRLADSTFGLPGPIGRLAPRVTPVVFDRMLTRAAAIDRSSALKSRTNLPVTRYIAFGPRAPRAHVHFVNGMAAATPTEVMVGFFRDFLVHDKLAALAALGSVETLVMVGDRDRLTPPVHSRRIARSIPGAGLTVLPGAGHMIGLERPEAVNQALSDLLDRVARRVGGHRER is encoded by the coding sequence ATGGGCGCACGCCGTACCGCCGGAAGGGCCCTTGTCGCCGGGCTCGCCCTGGGAGCGGCGCTGGGGATCGCCACGCGGCGGCGCGGGGCGCACGCGGAGACGGCGCTCGGCGGGCACCGGGGGAGGCCGGTCACCGTCGTCACCGACGACGGGGTACGGCTCGCGGTGGACGTGGAGGAGGCCGAGTCGCCCGAGTTCGCCGTGGTCCTCGCCCACGGCTGGGTGATGAACCGGCACTGCTGGCACTTCCAGCGGGAGGCGCTGGCCGGCAGGGCCACCCTGATCTTCTACGACCAGCGCGGGCACGGAGCCTCCTCGGCCGGGGCCCTCGACGCGTGCACGGTCGACCGGCTCGGCGACGACCTGGCCGCGGTGATCGAACAGGCCGTCCCCGAAGGGCTGCCGGTGGTGCTCGTCGGCCATTCGATGGGCGGTATGACGATCATGGCGTTCGCGGGACGGCACCCCGCCGCCTTCGCCTCACGCGTGGCCGGGGTGGCGCTGCTGAGCACCTCGTCCGGCCGGCTGGCCGACAGCACGTTCGGGCTCCCCGGGCCGATCGGCCGGCTCGCCCCGCGCGTCACCCCGGTCGTGTTCGACCGCATGCTGACCCGTGCCGCGGCCATCGACCGCAGCTCCGCCCTCAAGTCACGCACGAACCTGCCGGTGACCCGCTACATCGCCTTCGGCCCCCGCGCGCCGCGCGCGCACGTCCACTTCGTCAACGGCATGGCCGCGGCCACCCCGACCGAGGTGATGGTCGGCTTCTTCCGCGACTTCCTCGTCCACGACAAGCTGGCCGCGCTGGCCGCGCTCGGCTCGGTGGAGACGCTGGTCATGGTCGGCGACCGTGACCGGCTCACCCCGCCCGTCCACAGCCGGCGCATCGCCCGGAGCATCCCCGGCGCCGGACTGACCGTGCTCCCCGGTGCCGGTCACATGATCGGGCTCGAACGGCCGGAGGCCGTCAACCAGGCCCTGAGCGATCTGCTGGACCGGGTCGCCCGCCGTGTGGGCGGTCACCGGGAGCGGTAG
- a CDS encoding HAD family hydrolase, protein MKRLRRRQDDGPEIAGEVAAAAAVAMPMADPDPTAAAFFDVDNTMMRGASIYHFARGLASRGLFTTKDLLKFALGQAVFRVRGDENPEHIAQARETALAFVAGSRVEEIVRLGEEIFDEAMADRIWPGTRALAQSHLDAGQRVWLVTATPVELARVIAQRLGLTGALGTVSETVDGVYTGRLVGDLLHGPAKAEAVRALARREGLDLSRCSAYSDSANDLPLLSLVGHATAINPDGELREHARENKWDIKDFRTGRKATMIALPIAAGAGAVAGGVAAAVALRRLYRSK, encoded by the coding sequence ATGAAACGGCTGAGACGACGGCAGGACGACGGACCGGAGATAGCCGGAGAGGTGGCGGCCGCGGCGGCCGTCGCGATGCCGATGGCCGATCCCGACCCGACCGCCGCCGCCTTCTTCGACGTCGACAACACCATGATGCGCGGCGCCTCCATCTACCACTTCGCCCGGGGGCTGGCCTCCCGTGGCCTGTTCACCACCAAGGACCTGCTCAAGTTCGCGCTCGGCCAGGCGGTGTTCCGGGTCCGCGGCGACGAGAACCCCGAGCACATCGCCCAGGCCAGGGAGACCGCGCTGGCGTTCGTGGCGGGCAGCAGGGTGGAGGAGATCGTCCGTCTCGGCGAGGAGATCTTCGACGAGGCCATGGCCGACCGGATCTGGCCCGGCACCCGTGCCCTCGCGCAGAGCCACCTGGACGCCGGTCAGCGTGTCTGGCTGGTCACCGCGACCCCGGTGGAGCTCGCCCGCGTGATCGCCCAGCGGCTCGGGCTGACCGGCGCCCTCGGCACCGTCTCCGAGACCGTGGACGGCGTCTACACCGGCCGCCTGGTCGGCGACCTGCTCCACGGGCCCGCCAAGGCGGAGGCGGTCCGGGCGCTGGCCCGCCGGGAGGGCCTCGACCTGTCCCGCTGCTCGGCCTACAGCGATTCGGCCAACGACCTGCCGCTGCTCTCCCTGGTCGGCCACGCCACCGCGATCAACCCCGACGGCGAGCTGCGCGAGCACGCCCGCGAGAACAAGTGGGACATCAAGGACTTCCGCACCGGCCGTAAGGCCACCATGATCGCTCTGCCCATCGCCGCGGGCGCCGGAGCCGTCGCCGGCGGGGTGGCGGCCGCGGTCGCCCTGCGCCGCCTCTACCGCTCCAAGTGA
- a CDS encoding DUF5667 domain-containing protein: MGKWLPGISRRSQARIQNRVSRLGARMGGGPRPEFRSELRTRLVNTSGPEDPPAERAAPVRPRPRPGLLVQFLSLSLAATVVMAGLATYRSMPGDTLYPLKRAAESTLFHLSTDDAERAGRSFDYAETRAHEVEELLGSSRRPNRLIKETLQDMEDTTRSAITSLTRVRRRDAKSEAKSTGQLKRFVQKQRNQIEGMLPRMDVEERRRAHGYLNYIEGLAPPE; this comes from the coding sequence ATGGGTAAGTGGCTGCCCGGAATCTCACGGAGATCGCAGGCGCGCATCCAGAACCGCGTGTCGAGGCTCGGCGCCCGGATGGGAGGCGGCCCCCGTCCGGAGTTCCGCTCCGAACTCCGCACGCGCCTCGTGAACACATCCGGCCCGGAGGACCCGCCCGCCGAACGGGCCGCCCCGGTCCGGCCGAGGCCGCGCCCGGGCCTGCTGGTCCAGTTCCTGAGCCTGAGCCTGGCGGCCACGGTGGTCATGGCGGGGCTGGCGACCTACCGGTCGATGCCGGGCGACACGCTCTACCCGCTCAAGCGCGCCGCCGAGAGCACGCTGTTCCACCTGAGCACCGACGACGCCGAGCGGGCGGGCCGCTCCTTCGACTACGCGGAGACCCGCGCCCACGAGGTCGAGGAACTCCTCGGCTCCAGCCGGCGCCCGAACCGTCTGATCAAGGAGACCCTCCAGGACATGGAGGACACCACCCGCTCCGCGATCACCTCACTCACCCGGGTACGGCGCCGCGACGCGAAAAGTGAGGCGAAGAGCACAGGCCAGCTCAAGCGGTTCGTCCAGAAGCAGCGCAACCAGATCGAGGGGATGCTCCCCAGGATGGACGTGGAGGAACGGCGCCGGGCACACGGCTACCTCAACTACATCGAGGGCCTGGCCCCGCCCGAATAG
- a CDS encoding sigma-70 family RNA polymerase sigma factor: protein MAQPVRRNELAVREDASEDLRRLVLRAKTGDADAFGTLYDRYLDLVYRYIYFRVGSHPLAEDLTSETFLRALRRIADFTWQGRDFGAWLVTIARNLITDHFKSGRYRLEVSTAEVIDIPLDGPHIPENAVVTAMINDRVLSAVRDLGPEQQECVVLRFLHGMSLAETALIMGKKSGAIKALQFRAIRALARALPSDLS, encoded by the coding sequence GTGGCCCAGCCTGTCCGCAGGAACGAGCTCGCCGTACGCGAGGATGCCTCGGAGGATCTCCGGAGGCTCGTTCTGCGTGCCAAAACCGGAGACGCCGATGCGTTTGGCACGCTCTACGACCGCTATCTCGATCTCGTTTACCGCTACATCTACTTCCGGGTCGGGTCCCACCCGCTGGCCGAGGATCTCACGAGCGAGACCTTCCTCCGCGCACTTCGCCGAATCGCCGACTTCACCTGGCAGGGACGTGATTTCGGGGCCTGGCTCGTGACCATCGCCAGGAACCTGATCACCGATCACTTCAAGTCCGGCAGGTACCGCCTTGAGGTTTCGACGGCCGAGGTGATCGACATCCCGCTCGACGGCCCGCACATCCCGGAGAACGCCGTCGTCACCGCCATGATCAACGATCGGGTGCTCAGCGCCGTCCGCGACCTCGGTCCCGAGCAGCAGGAGTGCGTGGTGCTGCGCTTCCTGCACGGCATGTCCCTGGCGGAGACCGCGCTCATCATGGGCAAGAAGAGCGGGGCGATCAAGGCGCTGCAGTTCCGGGCGATCCGGGCACTCGCCCGCGCACTCCCCTCGGACCTCAGCTGA